In the genome of Gemmatimonas aurantiaca, the window GGCAATCTCCGCGCTTACTTCATCCAGAATCCGCTTTGACGAGAGGAGGCTTGCTCTTGCAGTTCGTGGGGTATACGAGAGCTTAATCATCTCCAATAGACCCGCGTAGCGAAGCATTTCTAATAGCCTACCTATCCAACATCGCAAGCCGAATCTCGCCCACATTTCAGCATCATGCCTCCAAAAGCCTCTCCTGTCTTGATAGCCCATGCTCATGCTGCCAGAGACAATCTGGGGGATGAGCTTCTCGTTAGATCCATCCAATCCGGGCTCCGGGATCGCCTGCCGGAGTTCGAACTGTCTTTCGTGGAACTCTTTCAATCATCCGACGGGAGCGCAGGCAGAGAAATCGCACCAGCCAGGTCTCGAGAATCACGAAAGAGGCTTGCTGAGGCGCTCGCGCCTACACGCGCGTTGATTGTTGGTGGCGGTGAACTTGTCGGGCCTTTTCATGAATACATCTTCGCCACACTGTCTGCTGCTGCCGCGGGCAAGCCGGTTCATTGGTTGGGAGTCGGCGGAGAAGCCTGGGGAGGGAGAGCGGATCGATATTTCCTCAAGCAGGCTCTGGATCATGCAAAACTGATCGCCTCCCGCGACCCCCAATGCACACGTACACTCCGTGGCATGCTCCACCGCCACGACATTGTCGATGGGCGGGATTTGGTCTATGCCTATTCGGCTCCGAAGCCTGCACTGAATCACAGCAACACCATCGCCGTGTGCTTGCGGGGCAGCGAGCGAGCCGAAAGGACTTGGGATGCGAGGCGATTGCTCGAGGTGGCGCTTACTTTGCGAGGTGCTCAAGAGAATGGCTATACCATCCATCTCATTCCTTTTCTATCCAACGATGCATCTGAGCATGTTGGATCGCCCAACATAGATGAACAATTTCGATCAGACGAGGCAATCGCAGAATTCGTGGCGAGTAGACTTCTCCCTGAGCGAACACTGATAACGGTCATAGGACGAGACGTAGACGCAGCGACGCACATTCTCAGCACCTCAAGCCTTCTCGTGAGCATGCGGCTCCACGCGCTCATTCTCGCATCAAAAATTGGGGTTCCGTTTATTGCACTTGATTACGCCCCCAAAGTACGTCATATCACTCGCCTACTCGAAGTAGAGAAGTTTTGCTTGTTACCGGAGGAATGCATAGAGTCTCTTCCTCAACTCATCAGCGACCTACAAACGGAAGCTCTCCGGACTCATTTTTTGGGGCTGTTGCGTAAAAATGTTCCTGCTTTGGAAAGAACAGCAGCGAATGTCTTTGACGAATCCGCTCGCCTTCTTTTGAAGACGATCTCATCAGATCGTCCCTCCAGGATAGACCCTCAGGCATTCATGATGCGTTCAGCGCAGGCGACTTATCTCCGGTTGGTTGACAATCGCTAGCTGTTCCAGGTTAGCGATATCGCCCGCAACTCCAATAAAGGTGTTCGTGAAGGAGACATTTCTCCACGTCATTGCGATGACGTCGTTCAATGCTAGTCCACCTTACATTTTTGCAACGAAGCGGGCTCGCAGTTGTAGACCGAATTCACAGAGCTTGCCTATTGCGCCGGTTCCCGGGATCCTCGCCAACCAGTCAAGCTGATCTTTACATAGCCATAGAACCAGCAGAAGGTAGAGGGCGGCGCCAAGACCTGCACTCAATAGCAATCGAGCAAAAGAATTTGCCTGGGCAATCGGTCCATAATTTCGAGCTATGGAAACGACCGCCAGCATAATGATGGTGGCAACAAGGGGTCCTGAAAGTGCCCCTAGCCA includes:
- a CDS encoding polysaccharide pyruvyl transferase family protein, which translates into the protein MPPKASPVLIAHAHAARDNLGDELLVRSIQSGLRDRLPEFELSFVELFQSSDGSAGREIAPARSRESRKRLAEALAPTRALIVGGGELVGPFHEYIFATLSAAAAGKPVHWLGVGGEAWGGRADRYFLKQALDHAKLIASRDPQCTRTLRGMLHRHDIVDGRDLVYAYSAPKPALNHSNTIAVCLRGSERAERTWDARRLLEVALTLRGAQENGYTIHLIPFLSNDASEHVGSPNIDEQFRSDEAIAEFVASRLLPERTLITVIGRDVDAATHILSTSSLLVSMRLHALILASKIGVPFIALDYAPKVRHITRLLEVEKFCLLPEECIESLPQLISDLQTEALRTHFLGLLRKNVPALERTAANVFDESARLLLKTISSDRPSRIDPQAFMMRSAQATYLRLVDNR